In Hippoglossus stenolepis isolate QCI-W04-F060 chromosome 5, HSTE1.2, whole genome shotgun sequence, one genomic interval encodes:
- the c5h12orf4 gene encoding protein C12orf4 homolog isoform X1: MKRNKVKTAGVAEKEFVFEFRAGKHNCVLKVPLRFPVQENISDLHGRLMLLHKIPCYIENELKTSLSSFIESETILDFDREAELALQRLTTGDVDVNQLTNAWTRSYMETTLEHARPEEPSWDEDFADVYHELIHSPASDTLLNLEHNYFVSISELISERDMELKKLQERQAAEMDKVMHELGNTLSDQDVNAVASQHFDAQQVLENKWASELRQVTEIQKQEYQGWVIKLHQDLQKSNNSSKINEEIKMQPNQMSEVADSGSRMFEEQSQLEESFTIHLAGAQLKTMHNLRLVRADVLDFCKHRHHGSSGAKLRRLQAALSLYSSSLCGLVLLVDNRVNSYSGIKRDFATVAKECTDFHFLCLEEQLEEVQQVELYARVQRSSKQKDKPEILRNGGDDKSKNVERNPANILPGEFYISRHSNLSEVHSVFHLCVDDNVRSGNITARDPAIMGLRNILKVCCTHDITTVTVPLLLVHDMSEEMTIPWCLKRAELVFKCVKGFMMEMASWDGGISRTVQFLVPKSISEEMFYQLSNMLPQIFRVSSTLTLTSKP, from the exons ATGAAGAGGAACAAAGTGAAAACGGCCGGTGTTGCCGAGAaggagtttgtgtttgagttcagggcaggaaaacacaactgCGTCCTCAAAGTGCCTCTGAGGTTTCCCGTACAAGAGAACATCAGTGACCTGCACGGACGCctgatgctgctgcacaaaaTCCCCTGCTACATAGAAAACG AGCTGAAAACCTCACTCTCCAGCTTCATTGAGAGCGAGACCATCCTGGACTTCGACAGAGAGGCGGAGCTGGCCCTGCAGAGACTCACCACAGGGGACGTGGACGTAAACCAGCTCACTAATGCATGGACCAGGTCTTACATGGAG ACGACACTGGAACATGCTCGGCCCGAAGAGCCCAGTTGGGACGAGGACTTTGCCGATGTTTACCACGAGCTCATCCACTCCCCCGCCTCAGATACTCTACTCAACTTGGAGCACAACTACTTTGTGAGCATCTCCGAGCTCATCAGTGAGAGAGACATGGAGCTTAAGAAGCTTCAGGAGAG GCAAGCAGCTGAAATGGACAAGGTGATGCACGAGCTGGGGAATACTTTGAGTGACCAGGATGTAAATGCAGTGGCGTCTCAGCATTTTGACGCACAGCAG GTGCTGGAGAACAAGTGGGCGAGTGAGCTGAGACAAGTTACTGAAATTCAAAAGCAGGAGTATCAGGGGTGGGTGATCAAGCTGCACCAGGATTTACAGAAatccaacaacagcagcaaaataaa TGAGGAGATTAAGATGCAGCCGAACCAAATGTCAGAGGTCGCAGATTCTGGGTCGAGGATGTTTGAGGAGCAGTCTCAGCTGGAGGAAAGCTTCACCATACACCTGG CAGGAGCACAATTGAAGACGATGCACAACCTGCGGCTGGTCCGGGCAGACGTGCTGGATTTCTGCAAACACCGTCACCACGGCAGCAGTGGAGCGAAACTGCGGCGGCTGCAAGCGGCCCTTTCCCTGtactcctcttccctctgtggTCTGGTGCTGCTGGTTGACAACAGGGTCAACTCCTACAGCGGCATCAAGAGAG ACTTTGCGACTGTGGCGAAGGAGTGCACGGACTTCCACTTTCTCTgcctggaggagcagctggaggaggtgcagcaggtGGAGCTCTACGCCAGAGTGCAGCGGAGCAGCAAGCAGAAAGATAAGCCCG AGATTCTGAGGAATGGAGGTGACGATAAGAGCAAAAACGTAGAAAGAAATCCCGCCAACATCTTACCAG GCGAGTTCTACATCTCTCGTCACTCCAACCTGTCAGAGGTCCACTCCGTCTTCCACCTGTGTGTGGACGACAACGTCCGTTCAGGGAACATCACGGCGAGGGACCCGGCCATAATGGGATTGAGAAACATCCTGAAGGTTTGCTGTACACACGACATCACCACCGTCACCGTGCCTCTGCTCCTGGTCCACGACATGTCAGAG GAGATGACCATACCCTGGTGTCTGAAGCGAGCCGAGCTGGTCTTCAAATGTGTCAAAG GCTTCATGATGGAGATGGCCTCTTGGGACGGTGGCATATCACGCACGGTTCAGTTCCTAGTGCCGAAG AGTATCTCAGAGGAAATGTTCTACCAGTTGAGCAACATGCTGCCTCAGATCTTCCGTGtgtcctccaccctgactctcaCCTCAAAGCCCTGA
- the e2f4 gene encoding transcription factor E2F4, which yields MMMELESASSRGEPGAAGDSLQPPTPSRHEKSLGLLTTKFVTLLQEAKDGVLDLKAAADTLAVRQKRRIYDITNVLEGIGLIEKKSKNSIQWKGVGPGCNTREIADKLIDLKAELDDLALRENELDQQRVWVQQSIKNVTDDSNNSPMAYVKHEDLCGSFKGDTLLAIRAPIGTQLEVPIPEAVLNGQRKYQIRLKSSSGPIEVLLVNKDPSSASPVVLPVPPPDDILQNLPAPAPTSQSATAASQVPKSAPVPSTKPGPATTSDSMTEVTSTTPLTPTGPVTQQLQSSASLDGSASSSASAVFEPIKSDPSELLDFPKDLSEMFDPTREIMSGDLLEDLMSSEVFSPLLRLSPPPSDHDYIYNLDETEGLCDLFDVPILNL from the exons ATGATGATGGAGCTGGAGTCGGCCAGTAGCCGAGGCGAGCCGGGGGCAGCGGGGGACTCGCTGCAGCCGCCGACCCCGAGCCGGCACGAGAAGAGCCTGGGTCTGCTCACCACCAAGTTCGTGACGCTGCTCCAGGAGGCGAAGGACGGGGTGCTGGACCTGAAGGCG GCTGCAGACACCTTGGCGGTGCGGCAGAAACGACGCATTTACGATATCACTAATGTGCTGGAGGGGATAGGACTTATAGAGAAGAAGTCCAAGAACAGCATCCAATGGAA GGGTGTGGGTCCAGGCTGTAACACCAGGGAGATAGCGGATAAGCTGATTGATCTGAAGGCAGAGTTGGACGATCTGGCTCTCAGGGAAAACGAGCTGGACCAGCAGAGAGTCTGGGTCCAGCAGAGCATCAAGAACGTCACAGATGACTCCAACAATAGTCC TATGGCATATGTAAAACATGAAGACCTCTGTGGATCCTTTAAAG GTGACACACTTCTAGCGATTCGTGCTCCAATCGGCACACAACTAGAGGTGCCCATACCAGAAGCT GTCCTCAATGGGCAAAGGAAATACCAGATCCGTCTCAAGAGTTCATCTGGTCCTATCGAGGTTTTGCTGGTCAATAAGGACCCGTCCAGTGCCTCTCCTGTTGTTCTGCCCGTCCCTCCTCCAGATGACATCCTTCAGAACCTCCCAGCACCAGCACCTACCTCCCAGTCGGCCACTGCTGCCTCCCAG GTCCCTAAATCAGCTCCAGTCCCTTCTACAAAACCTGGTCCTGCTACAACATCAGACTCAATGACAG aagtGACGAGCACGACGCCGCTCACCCCAACAGGTCCGGTCactcagcagcttcagtcttcTGCCTCGTTGGATGGATCTgcatcctcctctgcctctgcagtGTTTGAACCAATTAAGTCGGATCCATCTGAAT TACTGGATTTCCCCAAAGACCTCTCAGAAATGTTTGATCCAACAAGAG aGATCATGAGCGGAGATTTGCTGGAGGacttgatgtcatcagagg TGTTCTCGCCGCTCCTCCGTCTGTCCCCTCCGCCCAGCGACCACGACTACATATACAACCTGGACGAGACAGAAGGCCTGTGCGACCTCTTCGACGTGCCCATTCTCAACCTCTGA
- the c5h12orf4 gene encoding protein C12orf4 homolog isoform X2, producing the protein MKRNKVKTAGVAEKEFVFEFRAGKHNCVLKVPLRFPVQENISDLHGRLMLLHKIPCYIENELKTSLSSFIESETILDFDREAELALQRLTTGDVDVNQLTNAWTRSYMETTLEHARPEEPSWDEDFADVYHELIHSPASDTLLNLEHNYFVSISELISERDMELKKLQERQAAEMDKVMHELGNTLSDQDVNAVASQHFDAQQVLENKWASELRQVTEIQKQEYQGWVIKLHQDLQKSNNSSKINEEIKMQPNQMSEVADSGSRMFEEQSQLEESFTIHLGAQLKTMHNLRLVRADVLDFCKHRHHGSSGAKLRRLQAALSLYSSSLCGLVLLVDNRVNSYSGIKRDFATVAKECTDFHFLCLEEQLEEVQQVELYARVQRSSKQKDKPEILRNGGDDKSKNVERNPANILPGEFYISRHSNLSEVHSVFHLCVDDNVRSGNITARDPAIMGLRNILKVCCTHDITTVTVPLLLVHDMSEEMTIPWCLKRAELVFKCVKGFMMEMASWDGGISRTVQFLVPKSISEEMFYQLSNMLPQIFRVSSTLTLTSKP; encoded by the exons ATGAAGAGGAACAAAGTGAAAACGGCCGGTGTTGCCGAGAaggagtttgtgtttgagttcagggcaggaaaacacaactgCGTCCTCAAAGTGCCTCTGAGGTTTCCCGTACAAGAGAACATCAGTGACCTGCACGGACGCctgatgctgctgcacaaaaTCCCCTGCTACATAGAAAACG AGCTGAAAACCTCACTCTCCAGCTTCATTGAGAGCGAGACCATCCTGGACTTCGACAGAGAGGCGGAGCTGGCCCTGCAGAGACTCACCACAGGGGACGTGGACGTAAACCAGCTCACTAATGCATGGACCAGGTCTTACATGGAG ACGACACTGGAACATGCTCGGCCCGAAGAGCCCAGTTGGGACGAGGACTTTGCCGATGTTTACCACGAGCTCATCCACTCCCCCGCCTCAGATACTCTACTCAACTTGGAGCACAACTACTTTGTGAGCATCTCCGAGCTCATCAGTGAGAGAGACATGGAGCTTAAGAAGCTTCAGGAGAG GCAAGCAGCTGAAATGGACAAGGTGATGCACGAGCTGGGGAATACTTTGAGTGACCAGGATGTAAATGCAGTGGCGTCTCAGCATTTTGACGCACAGCAG GTGCTGGAGAACAAGTGGGCGAGTGAGCTGAGACAAGTTACTGAAATTCAAAAGCAGGAGTATCAGGGGTGGGTGATCAAGCTGCACCAGGATTTACAGAAatccaacaacagcagcaaaataaa TGAGGAGATTAAGATGCAGCCGAACCAAATGTCAGAGGTCGCAGATTCTGGGTCGAGGATGTTTGAGGAGCAGTCTCAGCTGGAGGAAAGCTTCACCATACACCTGG GAGCACAATTGAAGACGATGCACAACCTGCGGCTGGTCCGGGCAGACGTGCTGGATTTCTGCAAACACCGTCACCACGGCAGCAGTGGAGCGAAACTGCGGCGGCTGCAAGCGGCCCTTTCCCTGtactcctcttccctctgtggTCTGGTGCTGCTGGTTGACAACAGGGTCAACTCCTACAGCGGCATCAAGAGAG ACTTTGCGACTGTGGCGAAGGAGTGCACGGACTTCCACTTTCTCTgcctggaggagcagctggaggaggtgcagcaggtGGAGCTCTACGCCAGAGTGCAGCGGAGCAGCAAGCAGAAAGATAAGCCCG AGATTCTGAGGAATGGAGGTGACGATAAGAGCAAAAACGTAGAAAGAAATCCCGCCAACATCTTACCAG GCGAGTTCTACATCTCTCGTCACTCCAACCTGTCAGAGGTCCACTCCGTCTTCCACCTGTGTGTGGACGACAACGTCCGTTCAGGGAACATCACGGCGAGGGACCCGGCCATAATGGGATTGAGAAACATCCTGAAGGTTTGCTGTACACACGACATCACCACCGTCACCGTGCCTCTGCTCCTGGTCCACGACATGTCAGAG GAGATGACCATACCCTGGTGTCTGAAGCGAGCCGAGCTGGTCTTCAAATGTGTCAAAG GCTTCATGATGGAGATGGCCTCTTGGGACGGTGGCATATCACGCACGGTTCAGTTCCTAGTGCCGAAG AGTATCTCAGAGGAAATGTTCTACCAGTTGAGCAACATGCTGCCTCAGATCTTCCGTGtgtcctccaccctgactctcaCCTCAAAGCCCTGA